The Pleurodeles waltl isolate 20211129_DDA chromosome 7, aPleWal1.hap1.20221129, whole genome shotgun sequence genome includes a region encoding these proteins:
- the LOC138303865 gene encoding targeting protein for Xklp2-B-like yields MDTKDTPLQHDGLHWQPKRTPKASVPRAIVAPFKLENSSAEQFEDIAASFGSLRTRLRNVPDAHVLDVGTAEVLPRRASRRLSLQEKRRQLAKIREGRRSINVLAAKAPTPSIESPVPNLTSVTAEHPPNKKQKLVKGNESKLEIKQQLLRRTSSRGNSTERPLKKGSGGPEDSPSTRPKARLPTTITPMVLRRRTMMVKAKSTEEKELEKIQQLQQEVAEQRKKNEESFKVAFAGAGEPQRKPIPVTRSANVHFQTDDRLGCHPVSKTKDSKEREVATVARRPAVSSPALLPKGGHAVPKPFKLSKGNKRKLEEGSESCKFVSTAQQVEAFFKRTPCRYHLRSRQKQIAGPSPVKWGKPKVTTPKTPHLETKKRHRPVTCKTSAEVEAEQLESLQQYKFRARELDRRVLEGPPILPRKQPAKEPTKPVGFNFQLEKRIQEREVTRVESEEDIFTFHSRPCPTKILEGVVGVPERKCALPTVPKSPGFALKYRVRPFPHEEQEVSVIKANPMPNFGAPFKPKAPEQKHVDLAPFSFDSRDKERQARKAKKLEDLRREEVPVFKASLLPYFDQVFLPEKKMKPVTQPEPFNLQIEERLAKKTEQWKQKMEEELKQQKEATCFKARPSTVLHQEPFVPKRDSRILSVQDNFELATEKRAKERQEFEKRMAELEAIKEKLEEEDRIRKEEQEKQELARMRKHDLVHKAQPVKKYRTVEVKTRELLLTVPKSPNLERLKC; encoded by the exons ATGGACACAAAGGATACCCCGCTGCAGCATGATGGGTTACACTGGCAGCCGAAGAGGACCCCAAAAGCTAGTGTTCCACGAGCTATTGTTGCACCTTTTAAGCTTG AGAACAGCAGTGCAGAGCAATTTGAAGACATAGCTGCTTCCTTTGGAAGCCTTCGTACCCGATTGAGAAATGTGCCTGATGCCCACGTGTTGGATGTTGGAACAGCTGAGGTGCTTCCCAGAAG aGCATCTCGGAGACTCTCCCTTCAGGAAAAGAGGAGGCAGTTGGCAAAGATCCGAGAGGGTAGACGCAGCATCAACGTCCTTGCTGCCAAAGCGCCGACGCCGTCAATTGAGTCCCCAGTGCCTAACTTAACTTCAGTCACTGCTGAGCACCCACCGAATAAAAAGCAGAAGCT TGTTAAGGGGAACGAATCAAAGCTCGAAATTAAGCAACAGCTGCTGAGACG CACAAGTAGTAGAGGTAATTCGACAGAAAGGCCTTTGAAGAAAGGCTCAGGGGGTCCTGAGGATAGTCCTTCTACCAGGCCTAAGGCCAGACTACCTACTACAATCACCCCGATGGTCCTGAG GAGAAGAACTATGATGGTAAAAGCAAAGAGCACCGAGGAAAAGGAGCTAGAGAAAATCCAGCAACTGCAGCAAGAAGTGGCGGAGCAACGCAAGAAGAATGAGGAGAGCTTCAAAGTGGCCTTTGCAGGCGCAG GTGAGCCTCAAAGAAAACCGATCCCGGTAACCAGATCTGCGAATGTTCACTTCCAAACTGATGACCGACTCGGGTGCCATCCAGTGAGCAAGACCAAGGATTCCAAAGAGAGAGAAGTCGCTACTGTGGCCAGAAGACCTGCTGTCTCCTCTCCG GCTCTTCTACCTAAGGGAGGACATGCGGTTCCAAAGCCCTTCAAACTATCGAAGGGAAACAAGAGGAAACTGGAGGAGGGAAGTGAGTCATGCAAGTTTGTATCCACTGCTCAGCAGGTTGAGGCATTTTTCAAGCGCACACCTTGTCGCTATCACCTCCGGAGCCGCCAGAAGCAGATTGCGG GACCATCTCCTGTGAAATGGGGAAAACCAAAGGTAACCACTCCCAAGActcctcacctggagacaaagaagCGCCACCGCCCAGTGACCTGTAAAACTTCAGCTGAAGTGGAGGCTGAGCAACTCGAGAGCCTGCAACA GTACAAATTTCGAGCCCGGGAATTAGATCGTAGGGTCCTGGAGGGGCCGCCAATCCTCCCAAGGAAGCAGCCTGCTAAAGAGCCGACCAAGCCTGTTGGCTTTAACTTTCAGCTAGAGAAGCGGATCCAAGAGCGGGAGGTGACCAGAGTGGAGTCTGAAGAGGACATATTTACATTCCATTCAAGGCCTTGTCCAACGAAGATCCTTGAAGGGGTGGTG GGTGTTCCAGAGAGAAAATGTGCTCTTCCTACTGTACCAAAGTCACCAGGTTTTGCTTTGAAGTACAGAGTCCGTCCGTTCCCCCACGAAGAACAG GAAGTGTCAGTCATTAAAGCAAACCCAATGCCAAATTTTGGTGCACCATTTAAACCAAAAGCTCCAGAGCAAAAGCATGTCGACCTGGCACCATTCTCCTTTGACTCCAGGGATAAAGAGCGTCAGGCACGAAAGGCAAAGAAACTAGAAGATCTAAGGAGAGAGGAG GTTCCAGTGTTCAAAGCTTCATTGCTGCCTTACTTTGACCAAGTCTTTCTTCCTGAGAAAAAGATGAAACCTGTAACTCAGCCAGAGCCTTTTAACCTCCAAATAGAGGAGCGACTAGCAAAGAAGACCGAGCAATGGAAGCAGAAG ATGGAGGAGGAACTGAAGCAGCAGAAGGAAGCAACCTGCTTCAAAGCTCGTCCCAGCACAGTCCTGCACCAGGAACCCTTTGTACCAAAGAGGGATAGCAGGATTTTGTCTG TTCAAGATAATTTTGAGCTGGCAACTGAGAAACGTGCAAAGGAGAGACAGGAATTTGAGAAGCGgatggctgagcttgaggccataaAAGAGAAGCTGGAAGAAGAGGATCGTATTCGGAAAGAAGAGCAAGAGAAACAAGAGCTGGCCCGAATGAGGAAGCATGATCTG